The genomic DNA CACATCGAAGTATCAATCTTTAGGATTCGAACCTCTTCCGCATTGGCGGGATGCAGTAGCGAGGTTCGTTCGCGAAGTTTACAGTGAATAGCTGGACGGTTTTTTTGACCACTCCCTTAAAGGTTCCCCCTGCTTCGCAAGGGGAACCGATTACGCAGAGAAGCTTCGAGACTAAAATAGATATAAAGCATCGGAACTACAAGGATACGAAAGAAAAAGCAGCGTAATGGGATGCAATTTTCCTTTGAACTTCATATGCTCGAAATGGCTTATGCGATACATCGAGATTACAAGTTTATATATCGAGTCAAAAAATTCATGGGGAAAATGGATGCGGTAAGAGTTCCGACAAAGAAAATGTCGAGATTTTTCTATCAGAATCCACGAGAATCACCGCTGCATTTTCGCTTGCGAACTCTTGCAAAACCTGTAAGCAAGCCCCGCAAGGGAAAGCGCCTTTCGGCGACGCGACAGCGATCATCTTCCATTTTTTACAACCGTTCGAGAGCATCGTTCCGATTGCGTTTCGTTCTGCGCAAATCGTCAAGCCATACGAAGCGTTTTCCACATTACACGCCGAATAAATTTTATCATCCTCGCCCAAAACCGCTGCGCCGACGGCATGCTTCGAATAGGGACAATATGCTAAATCCCTCACCTGAATCGCGGCATGGACAGTTTCTTCTCGTTTTGTCATTTCAAATCCACGATCGTAACTCCGACCCCCCCTTCGTATATATCTCCTTCTCGGAATTTTGCCACTTCATTGCGCGATTTCAGGAAATCATGCACCATCTTTTTGAGCGTTCCCGTTCCTTTTCCATGAACGATACGTATTCTCGGCACTCCTGCGAGAATCGCTTCGTCGAAAAACCTTTCCAAAGCCTCTCGCGCATCTTCGAACCGCATTTTTCGGAGCGATATTTCCATGGGCGCTTCCCCTCTAACCCACTTCCCTGCACCAGGGGTACTTCCCCTTTCGTGAGTGGCTTGCGAGGGGCGAGCCTCTTTCTCATAAGTTTTCAAATCCGACATTTTTGCATGAACCCGAGCGATACCAATTTGTACGACGACTTCCCCCCCCTTTTTAATCTCGACGACCGTACCCGGCTGTGAATAACCGCGAACTCCCACGAGGGTTCCTGGTTCTATTTTCGAGATGTCTTTCGTATCTGGCTCGAGCTCTGCTTCTGCATCTTCGAGTCGGTTGCGGAAATCTTGGAGTTCTTTCTCGACTGTTTTCGCTTCTGCGATGATTTCTTCTCGCGTTTGGCTATTTGTAACAGTTTTGAGGCGCTCGAGCAGTTCACGATAACGTTCGCGGGCTTCTCGGATTATCTGTGCCAAAGACTCTTCCATCTGCGCTCGCGTTTTCTGCATTTTTTCTAGCCATTTTTGCCTTTCCGTTTCGAAACGACGTTCTTTCTCCTCCAATTCTTTTCGCAAATTTTCGATGCGCTGCTTTTCCTCTCTCGTTTCTCGAACGAGGTTATCGAGCGCATAAGAAGTTTCACGTTCTTGTAAAAACTCTTCTCCTGCAAATCGCTCTGCGCTCGCTATCACCTCTTCGGGGATTCCGTATCTTAGCGAAATCTCCATCGCATGACTCGCACCGGAGGCTCCGGGGATGATTCTAAAGGTCGGTTGAAGAGTTTCGACATCGAATTCCATTGCGGCGCAAGCGAAACGTTCGCTCGCCTGCGCGAAGTTTTTAACTTCACCGTAATGCGTGGATGCGGCGACGATTGCCCCTCTGTTGTGCAAAGAATCGAGAAAGGCTTTCGCGAGCGCCCCCCCTTCGCGAGGGTCGGTGCCTGCTCCGATTTCATCGAGAATCACCAAATCCCCTTTTTGTACGCCATGGAATATCTCGGCGATGTTTTTGAGATGCGCGCTAAAGGTCGAAAGGGACTGCTGTAAACTTTGTTCGTCTCCGATATCCGCCCATACATTGTGAAAGGGTCCGTATTTGATTTCTCGAGCAGGTGGAAAGATTCCACAACCGATCATGAGCGCATAGAGACCTAATAGTTTCAATGTTACGGTCTTCCCCCCCGTATTCGGACCGCTTAGAAGAAGAGACTTCGAGTGCTCCCCCACAGAAATCGTTAGCGGAACGGATTTTTCTCGAGGGATAAGCGGATGATGCCCCTCCCGAACCACGAGCAAATGTCCATCGGAAAGGTTAGGGGGGGCTGCGTTGCGGTCATCGGCATAGCGCGCCTTCGCAAAAATACCATCTAAGTCTCCTAAAACATCCATTCCCGATAAAATCTCTTCGGAATGCCCCCCCACTGCGCTCGAAAGTTCCGAAAGAATTCTCTCCGTCTCCTCTCTTTCCAGTGCCTCCAATTCCCTCAATCGGTTTCCCTCTTCTACGATGGATTGCGGTTCGATAAAAAGAGTCTGACCCGATGCACTCGCATCATGCACGATTCCCGGTACTTTGCTTTTGTATTGCGCTTTTACGGGAATCACGTATCGCCCGTCCCGAACCGTGTAAATCGGTTCTTGCAAATAAGTGCGGTACGAACCCGAAATCATAGACTGCAAACGAGACATCAGCTTCCGCTGCTGAGAATTGCGTTCCGAACGAATTTTTTTCAAAGTCGGACTTGCATCATCGAGCACTTCCCCTTCCGGAGTAACGCTTCGCTGAATTCTTTTTTGCAAATCGGGCAAATACGGTAAGCCGATGGCGAGTTTTTTAAGATTCGGTGCGGAATCTAATTTCGCGAAAAACCGTGATACATTCCCCATCGCCTCGAGCGTTTCGCCGATGCGAAATAACTCTTCCGCAGGCACTACTGCTCCTTTCGCTGCGTCAGAAACAGAACGGCGTACATCCCGAGCCATGCCGTATTCGGGAATCTCCGAAGCGCGTAGTAACTCCAACGCCTCTCGCGTCTGTTCGATTCGAAGCGAAATTAAAGAGGCATCAAAAGTGGGTCTTATATCGAGAATTTTTTCCGAGCCTAACCCCGTGCGGCAAAATTCAGCCACTTGCGCAAGAACGCTTGCGAGTTCGAGTTTTTCTTCTGCGTGAGAGCGCTTCGAGCCCACGCTCTTGATTGTACAGCGCATAAGCAAAAAGCGGGTATATCCTTTTCTCGAATGGAAAAGGATTTTCTTGCCGTACTTTTCCCTGGCCAAGGCTCTCAAACTCCAGGGATGGGTCGTGATTTTTATGAAAATAGCGAAATAGCCAGAGAGATTTTCGAAATCGTAAAGGAAGCAACAGGCATAACCGTTGCAAGTCTTTGTTTTCAAAGTGATGAAGAAAAGTTGCGAGAAACCCAAAACGCGCAAATTGCCTTATTTACGACCTCCGTTGCTACATACAAGACCTGGGAGGAAGCCCAAAAGGAACGAAAACAAATTTTCGCCCCAATCTGTATGGCAGGGCACAGTGTGGGGGAATTCTCCGCGCTCACGTGCGCTGGATATTTATCTATCGAAGATGGGGCTCGTTTGGTGCAAAAACGGGGTGATTTAATGGCGCGCGCGGGTGCACTTAGGGTCGGAGCGATGGCTGCGGTAATCGGTCTGCCCGATGACGCGGTCGAAAAAGTTTGTCAAAGAATCTCAGTCCCAGGGAGAGAAGTCGTGCCAGCGAATTACAATTGTCCTGGGCAGGTCGTGATTTCCGGGGATAGACCCGCCGTAGTAGAGGCGATGGATAAACTCATCGAGTTGGGTGGTCGATGTGTCCCTTTGAATGTGAGTGGTGCATTCCATTCCCCATTGATGAAAGAAGCCCAGGAGGCATTCCGGACAGCTTTAGAAGGTGTTCACTTTCTAAAGCCTCACCGTGAGATCCCCGTGGTGAGCAACGTTACTGCAACACCGGTAGACGATCCAGAGGCGTGGAAAGAACTCTTAGAACAACAACTCGTTTCTCCTGTTCTTTGGGCAGAATCCATGCGAACGATGGAAAGAATGGGAGCCGAGATTTTCATCGAATGTGGACCTGGCAAAGTGCTGTGCGGCCTTTTGAGAAGAACGCTTTCTTCTGCTAAATGCTTTTCGCTTTCTAAATACGAGGACATCCAAAATACTTTGAATGCCATTTCCGAGGTGCGTAATTGAGTTTAGAAGGAAAAGTTGCAATCATTACTGGTGCCAGCAGAGGAATCGGGAAGGAAATTGCTATAGCCTTAGCGAGAGAAGGAGCTGATGTCGCCTGCATCGCGAAAACCGTCGAGGCACTG from Fimbriimonadales bacterium includes the following:
- a CDS encoding endonuclease MutS2, producing MGSKRSHAEEKLELASVLAQVAEFCRTGLGSEKILDIRPTFDASLISLRIEQTREALELLRASEIPEYGMARDVRRSVSDAAKGAVVPAEELFRIGETLEAMGNVSRFFAKLDSAPNLKKLAIGLPYLPDLQKRIQRSVTPEGEVLDDASPTLKKIRSERNSQQRKLMSRLQSMISGSYRTYLQEPIYTVRDGRYVIPVKAQYKSKVPGIVHDASASGQTLFIEPQSIVEEGNRLRELEALEREETERILSELSSAVGGHSEEILSGMDVLGDLDGIFAKARYADDRNAAPPNLSDGHLLVVREGHHPLIPREKSVPLTISVGEHSKSLLLSGPNTGGKTVTLKLLGLYALMIGCGIFPPAREIKYGPFHNVWADIGDEQSLQQSLSTFSAHLKNIAEIFHGVQKGDLVILDEIGAGTDPREGGALAKAFLDSLHNRGAIVAASTHYGEVKNFAQASERFACAAMEFDVETLQPTFRIIPGASGASHAMEISLRYGIPEEVIASAERFAGEEFLQERETSYALDNLVRETREEKQRIENLRKELEEKERRFETERQKWLEKMQKTRAQMEESLAQIIREARERYRELLERLKTVTNSQTREEIIAEAKTVEKELQDFRNRLEDAEAELEPDTKDISKIEPGTLVGVRGYSQPGTVVEIKKGGEVVVQIGIARVHAKMSDLKTYEKEARPSQATHERGSTPGAGKWVRGEAPMEISLRKMRFEDAREALERFFDEAILAGVPRIRIVHGKGTGTLKKMVHDFLKSRNEVAKFREGDIYEGGVGVTIVDLK
- the fabD gene encoding ACP S-malonyltransferase; the protein is MEKDFLAVLFPGQGSQTPGMGRDFYENSEIAREIFEIVKEATGITVASLCFQSDEEKLRETQNAQIALFTTSVATYKTWEEAQKERKQIFAPICMAGHSVGEFSALTCAGYLSIEDGARLVQKRGDLMARAGALRVGAMAAVIGLPDDAVEKVCQRISVPGREVVPANYNCPGQVVISGDRPAVVEAMDKLIELGGRCVPLNVSGAFHSPLMKEAQEAFRTALEGVHFLKPHREIPVVSNVTATPVDDPEAWKELLEQQLVSPVLWAESMRTMERMGAEIFIECGPGKVLCGLLRRTLSSAKCFSLSKYEDIQNTLNAISEVRN
- the cdd gene encoding cytidine deaminase, with protein sequence MTKREETVHAAIQVRDLAYCPYSKHAVGAAVLGEDDKIYSACNVENASYGLTICAERNAIGTMLSNGCKKWKMIAVASPKGAFPCGACLQVLQEFASENAAVILVDSDRKISTFSLSELLPHPFSP